AGGACATACAATCAAAAGTTTCATTCTCTTGCAATTCTAATTGTTTCATATCTTTTTTACTGGAGATAACGACAGTAGAGGTCGCTACTGACGTTAGTAACGAAAAAagttaatgatttaatttttgtaaaaggtaCTCcggcaaaagtattttttcttttttcccttaAAGGCGTGGAGATGGCCTGAACgataacatttattattcaatggaaaatattaagaattttttcatgaaaaagtttaaagtaaCAAAGGTGGCCGGCCCAGATGGAGTTTCTGGAGAGCTTTTTACCATGTGTCAGATGAAATAACGCCCTTTCTGTATAGAATGGAGTGTACAATGGAAAAGAAGgataaaatgtctttaaaatggAAGAATATCTTTGATTCCTGAAAAGAAAATGGCACGGACTTCAATCACTTGAGGCCTATTCCCGGTTTAAATGCCtcttaaagaattttttttgtgagtttgGCTGAGCAAATGGAgcgcaaaatatttaaaaatattggaatgacTCCGAAAGGCttcttgaaaaacaataaaatttcagatGTTTGATGAAACATCCAAGCAGCTATCGAATCAGTCAGTACTAAAAAATATGGATCTAATGCCAGAGTTGATTTTAGTAAGGCATTTGATTCGATAAATAATTGTAAGGTTTTTAGAAACTTCtccccaaaaatttttttaatcctttgagGGCAACTTTATATAATGGTTCTTCTACTCGTTAAAGGGAGTTGTAGAAAGTGGaccaatttatgtataaaaagttgCATccataaaagatttaattatacatattttaaaaagtttgaggGTTTATGACAGACCGCAACTAAGgatcaaaaaataagatttagaTCTTGGGCATGATTTGGGAAGGCCCTCATATTTTGAATTGGCATTCTATAAATTGTGCTAATTGCCTTTGTAGGTGTAGAAATTTGAATCTTCTCAAAAAGAATTGATCTATATAACACATAACTAGTTCccttagttatatataaatagatatgctCTTCTGAAATTTTCAAGCGTGCCCACCAGAAATACGGCTCGGCTCGGAATGTGACGGCAttggatttaaaataacaattatagtATAATACTACTAGTAGGTTGACGTTTTGCAAGAATTATGGGATGTAAGAGTTTATATATCCATCTGTAGATGTAATAGTTATCATGATTTACAAAAGTAGTGACAAGGGTTTATATACCTTTAACGAGTCAGACCCTTGCTTGGCAgaagaagtaattttttcatcGGAAGATAATTGAGAGTTCTGAGGATCTCCAAGCCCAGattatcaaagtttatatagGTAATTGgccaatttatgagtttttatcttcttaataAATCTATACTTATTTGTTTGTGGTTATTagttattctaatttttggaaattaaaagaaagatcAAGTTAAACTAAAgtaactttattaatatcatttcctaACAAAGAGAGTCATACAGAGTTTTACGAATTAAAGGGTtcttattataagaaaaaaaattaaatattctgggataatttctttaattttctacaaatttaattatttttttgatcatttatacTAATTTTCAGGGCCTTAATTCTTATATATGAAGTCGGTCAGCTTGGCAAAGAACAACTAGTCTTAGTCTATTGATACAATCAACACTAGTTGGGTGGCCGTGTGATACTCCCAAGGCCCTCAAGTACGAGAAAAAGTTTTCACGACAATCTTGATTTAACCTAGAAGTAAGTATGTATTTGCTTCTAGGTCATTCAATAAGTTTTCCGAAGGATATCATAGAACCAACTTATAGAATGCCTGGCAGTAAAATAGGTGGAAGAGTAGATTTGAGTTATTGGGATATATTGAAAGTGAGGAAAGTTTATAATTGTTGTaagtaatgaaattaaaatggaATACTATTTATctgacttatatttttaaatttgaagcaATTTGTGTGACAATAGATGAAAGAAAGCCATGTGTGTTTCCTTTTGTAGCTGATGGAAAAGAGTACAATGTATGCACGGATATTAATTCTACAAAATCCTGGTGTGCAACTAGCATTAATGAATCAACCAAAGAAATTCTTACTAGAGGAGATTGTGAGCCAGGATGCTTTGGTGAGATTTacttattaacaaatacacCTTTAAAATAgatcatattttcatataacCATTCACAGAAAATGGGAAATCCAATGATGTAAAACAATCATGTGGATCATCAAAGGTAGGAGATCTAAAAAAAGCTAAGTATGGCGATCATCCATGGCATGTAtatgttcaagaaaaaaataaggatgatTTCCTTTGTCAAGGTGTACTACTAACACCAATTCATGTTCTCACTTCTGCAGTCTGTGTTGTAAATCGTTGTTTTTTAAAGGtgactatcaaaaaagtatatacttttagataattttcaaagttttcatttGAAGGTTAGTGTTGGATGTGTAAATATCggagattcaaataataactgTCAAAGTAGGGATGTGATACGAATTACTCCTCATTTTGGATATGATAATACGACATTAGCTAACAATTTGGCCATAACTACTGCCTCAAATAGTTTTAAACTGAACGATGGAGTTATACCAGTCTCAATTCCCTTTAtagttaaattgaataaaaacctCGGCCAGCAACTTGTAAGTAAT
This sequence is a window from Lepeophtheirus salmonis unplaced genomic scaffold, UVic_Lsal_1.4 unplaced_contig_3720_pilon, whole genome shotgun sequence. Protein-coding genes within it:
- the LOC121125883 gene encoding coagulation factor X-like, whose amino-acid sequence is MPGSKIGGRVDLSYWDILKVRKVYNCSICVTIDERKPCVFPFVADGKEYNVCTDINSTKSWCATSINESTKEILTRGDCEPGCFENGKSNDVKQSCGSSKVGDLKKAKYGDHPWHVYVQEKNKDDFLCQGVLLTPIHVLTSAVCVVNRCFLKVSVGCVNIGDSNNNCQSRDVIRITPHFGYDNTTLANNLAITTASNSFKLNDGVIPVSIPFIVKLNKNLGQQL